The Miscanthus floridulus cultivar M001 chromosome 17, ASM1932011v1, whole genome shotgun sequence genome has a window encoding:
- the LOC136517159 gene encoding mediator of RNA polymerase II transcription subunit 33A-like isoform X2: MAAAVTELELERRVMAAVKASAERGDPPLLQAAEAARCIREAPASAPGGLALSQALVTNLCFAHNTAAMWKLLDQAMLSRLVDPLHTLALLTPRVVPNRREQPEAYRLYLELLGRYAVAPVYPERMEKKDMLAKSIDSAMQLSHRFGFQHLDFGHTVILFVLSLVNMLIDCILDDCGLPITSADEHGNRNDMNFNGKGRSLDRGDEHREHLRRKNILMSIEVVEKVTANKIVQVFLRLVNRNIPENFSCLLRKLHLIGAVKKKNTLSPYNLLDSLIMNIQNVISTDYQLDRKRLLGVPVSIQPCSSAVYSIFRAGKGSCWIPFDMFMENAMDGRHLHAISSVEYLTELSKTLQVLNRATWQETFQALWISALRLVQRGPDASEGPFPHLDSRLCMLLAIIPLSIATIVKEEVGNLEGDTTFVIRGQLVSSLQILRQFFGLLSPPPAAVHLANTAARKAAVVLSNLKNGSENMYSSFKDSPSTKAVGNMLHLIVEACITRNLIDTSAYFWPGYVVPLKESSPVQESPWPSLVEGSPLIELKDALMVTPASRVGEIVLFCSKWVTGGKVGSFEDFVWSITSSWLEHSEGRYVQDMPMLHALVSGISSIDTVHILSMYGLVPEVASILMPLCEFFGSLPPSDHRSCKFEEASVYSVFSCAFLSLLRFWKFHRPPIENALSRRGVSVWSELHLDFLLLLRNSHSSLKNLSNVTQSSIFKLDIPFQKPVYIDSFPKLRAWYFQNQACIASTLSSACSRTTVLHVANMILKIICHNKVPKGGVLSVNPQSTENSSTSSSPSGVQEDMCQWPTLPAWEILEAVPFVLEAVLTSCAHGRLSSRDLVTGLRDLADFLPASLPAIVSYFSAEVTRGIWKPVMLNGVDWPSPAATLPVVESEIKEVLAFAGVHINICPRPRSVMPMLPLPIAALMSLSITVKMEEFSHLHGIIGQGIEICTTSSSWPAAQIIGALWSQKVRRWHDFIILTCSQSPFTRDNTAVAQLIRSCFSSFLGPLVDGRSCFVANRGVANLLGQTFDEKAHRLAVAPGFLYMRSCWLFPNNSFVCEEILEVVIERAHAIANACSSDRPARLRSDSLPLSAASSLVEQIASLAATMLCHAGGVNLIRLLYEQIIPTLLLSGGEAKLGSAGQVCSIIEGYTLAYVLLFSGARIWGVGETSPAYTSIYTSKRQRVVDRHLEFMARVMEGNIVLGCGDATWRSYVLCFVNLLVNFVPTWIPEVKLKTLQKLASGLQRWHEGDLALSLLERGGTKTVTSVVESLLQ; encoded by the exons ATGGCTGCCGCCGTCacggagctggagctggagcggCGGGTGATGGCGGCGGTGAAGGCCTCCGCAGAGCGCGGGGACCCGCCGCTTCTCCAGGCCGCCGAGGCCGCGCGCTGCATCCGCGAGGCCCCCGCCTCCGCTCCGGGCGGCCTCGCGCTCTCGCAGGCGCTGGTGACCAACCTGTGCTTCGCGCACAACACAGCGGCCATGTGGAAGCTGCTGGATCAGGCCATGTTGTCCCGCCTGGTGGACCCTCTCCACACCCTCGCCCTCCTTACCCCGAG GGTGGTGCCGAACCGGCGGGAGCAGCCGGAGGCGTACAGGCTCTACCTCGAGCTTCTCGGCCGGTACGCTGTGGCCCCTGTTTACCCGGAGCGCATGGAGAAGAAGGATAT GTTAGCCAAATCTATTGACAGTGCTATGCAGCTTTCACATAGATTTGGTTTTCAACATTTGGATTTTGGACATACTGTTATTTTGTTTGTGTTGAGTCTTGTCAACATGCTGATTGATTGCATCTTAGATGATTGTGGATTGCCCATCACCTCCGCTGATGAACATGGCAACAGAAATGATATGAATTTTAATGGCAAGGGGAGATCACTTGACAGGGGAGATGAGCACCGTGAACATCTAAGAAGAAAGAATATACTTATGTCTATTGAAGTTGTTGAGAAGGTCACTGCAAACAAAATTGTCCAAGTCTTTCTGCGGCTTGTCAATCGTAACAT ACCTGAAAATTTCAGTTGTCTACTTCGGAAACTTCATCTTATTGGTGCTGTTAAAAAGAAGAACACTTTGTCTCCGTACAATCTGCTAGATAGCTTGATTATGAATATACAGAATGTCATAAGCACGGACTACCAATTAGACAGGAAAAGGCTTCTGGGAGTTCCTGTTAGCATACAGCCTTGCAGTTCAGCTGTTTACAGTATATTCAGAGCTGGAAAGGGATCTTGTTGGATTCCTTTTGACATGTTTATGGAGAATGCAATGGATGGGAGACATCTTCATGCTATATCATCAGTTGAATATCTGACAG AACTATCCAAAACACTTCAAGTGTTGAATCGGGCAACCTGGCAAGAGACCTTTCAAGCTTTATGGATTTCGGCTTTGCGGCTAGTACAGCGA GGCCCAGATGCTTCGGAAGGACCATTTCCTCATCTTGATTCACGGTTGTGCATGTTGTTGGCTATTATCCCCTTGTCCATTGCAACTATTGTGAAGGAAGAGGTGGGCAATCTGGAAGGGGACACAACCTTTGTTATAAGGGGACAATTAGTGTCTTCACTTCAGATTCTGAGGCAATTTTTTGGTCTTCTTTCACCACCTCCAGCAGCTGTACATTTGGCAAATACTGCAGCTAGAAAAGCAGCAGTTGTTCTGTCTAACCTGAAAAATGGGAGTGAGAACATGTACAGTTCTTTCAAAGACAGTCCCTCTACTAAAGCAG TTGGAAATATGCTACATCTTATCGTGGAAGCCTGTATCACAAGAAACTTAATTGATACATCTGCTTATTTCTGGCCTGGCTACGTGGTTCCACTTAAAGAATCCTCTCCAGTTCAGGAGTCTCCATGGCCATCTTTAGTAGAAGGGTCTCCACTTATAGAACTTAAGGACGCCCTTATGGTTACACCTGCTTCGAG AGTTGGAGAAATTGTACTCTTTTGCAGTAAGTGGGTCACCGGAGGAAAAGTTGGCAGCTTCGAAGATTTTGTGTGGAGCATCACTTCTTCGTGGTTGGAACATTCAG AAGGGCGATATGTACAGGACATGCCTATGCTACATGCTCTTGTATCAGGAATTTCTTCTATCGACACTGTTCATATTCTCTCAATGTATGGCCTG GTGCCAGAAGTAGCATCTATCTTAATGCCTCTCTGTGAGTTTTTTGGATCTTTACCTCCATCTGATCATAGGAGTTGTAAATTTGAAGAGGCTTCTGTGTATTCAGTATTCTCATGTGCTTTCCTGTCCCTGCTTCGCTTTTGGAAATTTCATAGACCACCTATTGAGAATGCTTTATCAAGGCGTGGAGTCTCTGTTTGGTCAGAGCTCCATTTGGATTTTCTCTTGTTATTACGTAATAGTCATTCTTCTTTGAAAAATCTATCTAATGTTACTCAATCAAGCATATTTAAATTAGATATACCATTTCAAAAGCCAGTGTATATTGACTCATTTCCAAAGCTAAGGGCATGGTACTTCCAGAATCAAGCTTGCATAGCCTCTACACTTTCTAGTGCTTGCAGCAGGACAACTGTGCTCCATGTGGCAAACATGATACTGAAAATTATATGCCATAATAAAGTGCCAAAAGGTGGTGTCCTGTCTGTAAATCCTCAGTCAACAGAAAATTCCAGTACGAGTAGTTCACCTTCAGGTGTACAGGAAGATATGTGCCAGTGGCCAACACTTCCAGCATGGGAAATTCTTGAAGCTGTTCCTTTTGTGCTTGAGGCTGTGCTAACTTCATGCGCTCATGGCAGACTTTCATCCCGTGATTTGGTTACAG GTCTAAGAGATCTTGCAGATTTCTTGCCTGCTTCACTTCCTGCTATTGTCAGCTACTTTTCTGCAGAAGTCACTCGTGGCATATGGAAGCCAGTTATGTTGAATGGAGTGGACTGGCCAAGTCCAGCTGCAACTCTTCCAGTAGTTGAATCGGAGATAAAAGAAGTTCTTGCATTTGCTGGTGTTCATATCAATATCTGTCCACGACCAC GTTCTGTGATGCCAATGCTTCCGTTGCCAATAGCAGCGCTAATGAGTTTGTCAATAACAGTCAAGATGGAGGAATTCAGTCACCTACACGGCATCATTGGCCAAGGAATTGAAATTTGTACAACATCTAGTTCATGGCCTGCTGCACAAATTATAGGTGCATTGTGGTCCCAAAAAGTACGGCGGTGGCATGATTTCATCATCCTGACTTGTTCGCAGTCCCCCTTCACTCGAGATAACACCGCGGTGGCACAACTGATCAGGAGTTGCTTCTCTTCTTTCCTTGGGCCTTTGGTTGATGGGCGCTCCTGCTTCGTAGCAAACAGAGGAGTTGCTAATCTGCTGGGGCAGACTTTTGATGAAAAAGCCCACAGGCTTGCTGTAGCACCAGGATTTCTTTACATGAGATCTTGCTGGTTATTTCCAAACaacagctttgtttgtgaagagaTTTTGGAGGTGGTCATTGAGAGAGCCCATGCGATAGCAAATGCTTGTAGTTCTGATAGACCTGCTCGTTTGAGGTCAGACTCTTTGCCACTATCAGCTGCATCATCCTTGGTAGAGCAGATAGCATCACTTGCAGCAACGATGCTTTGTCATGCTGGTGGGGTGAATTTGATTCGTCTCCTCTACGAGCAGATTATCCCCACTCTGCTGCTTTCAGGTGGAGAAGCTAAGCTTGGTTCTGCTGGTCAGGTATGTAGCATAATCGAAGGATACACATTAGCCTATGTTCTCCTCTTTTCGGGTGCAAGAATCTGGGGAGTCGGAGAAACGTCGCCAGCTTACACTTCAATATACACATCCAAAAGGCAACGGGTTGTTGATAGACACTTGGAGTTCATGGCCAGGGTAATGGAGGGTAACATTGTGCTGGGCTGTGGCGATGCCACATGGAGGTCCTATGTTCTCTGTTTTGTCAACTTGCTGGTCAACTTCGTGCCCACATGGATTCCTGAAGTGAAGCTAAAGACGCTACAGAAATTGGCATCTGGGCTTCAGAGATGGCACGAGGGTGATCTTGCCCTCTCTTTGCTTGAGCGAGGGGGAACCAAAACCGTGACTTCAGTAGTTGAATCCCTTTTGCAATAA
- the LOC136517159 gene encoding mediator of RNA polymerase II transcription subunit 33A-like isoform X3 → MAAAVTELELERRVMAAVKASAERGDPPLLQAAEAARCIREAPASAPGGLALSQALVTNLCFAHNTAAMWKLLDQAMLSRLVDPLHTLALLTPRVVPNRREQPEAYRLYLELLGRYAVAPVYPERMEKKDMLAKSIDSAMQLSHRFGFQHLDFGHTVILFVLSLVNMLIDCILDDCGLPITSADEHGNRNDMNFNGKGRSLDRGDEHREHLRRKNILMSIEVVEKVTANKIVQVFLRLVNRNIPENFSCLLRKLHLIGAVKKKNTLSPYNLLDSLIMNIQNVISTDYQLDRKRLLGVPVSIQPCSSAVYSIFRAGKGSCWIPFDMFMENAMDGRHLHAISSVEYLTELSKTLQVLNRATWQETFQALWISALRLVQRGPDASEGPFPHLDSRLCMLLAIIPLSIATIVKEEVGNLEGDTTFVIRGQLVSSLQILRQFFGLLSPPPAAVHLANTAARKAAVVLSNLKNGSENMYSSFKDSPSTKAELEKLYSFAVSGSPEEKLAASKILCGASLLRGWNIQEHVVQMVLKLLSTFLPLDSGPEGRYVQDMPMLHALVSGISSIDTVHILSMYGLVPEVASILMPLCEFFGSLPPSDHRSCKFEEASVYSVFSCAFLSLLRFWKFHRPPIENALSRRGVSVWSELHLDFLLLLRNSHSSLKNLSNVTQSSIFKLDIPFQKPVYIDSFPKLRAWYFQNQACIASTLSSACSRTTVLHVANMILKIICHNKVPKGGVLSVNPQSTENSSTSSSPSGVQEDMCQWPTLPAWEILEAVPFVLEAVLTSCAHGRLSSRDLVTGLRDLADFLPASLPAIVSYFSAEVTRGIWKPVMLNGVDWPSPAATLPVVESEIKEVLAFAGVHINICPRPRSVMPMLPLPIAALMSLSITVKMEEFSHLHGIIGQGIEICTTSSSWPAAQIIGALWSQKVRRWHDFIILTCSQSPFTRDNTAVAQLIRSCFSSFLGPLVDGRSCFVANRGVANLLGQTFDEKAHRLAVAPGFLYMRSCWLFPNNSFVCEEILEVVIERAHAIANACSSDRPARLRSDSLPLSAASSLVEQIASLAATMLCHAGGVNLIRLLYEQIIPTLLLSGGEAKLGSAGQVCSIIEGYTLAYVLLFSGARIWGVGETSPAYTSIYTSKRQRVVDRHLEFMARVMEGNIVLGCGDATWRSYVLCFVNLLVNFVPTWIPEVKLKTLQKLASGLQRWHEGDLALSLLERGGTKTVTSVVESLLQ, encoded by the exons ATGGCTGCCGCCGTCacggagctggagctggagcggCGGGTGATGGCGGCGGTGAAGGCCTCCGCAGAGCGCGGGGACCCGCCGCTTCTCCAGGCCGCCGAGGCCGCGCGCTGCATCCGCGAGGCCCCCGCCTCCGCTCCGGGCGGCCTCGCGCTCTCGCAGGCGCTGGTGACCAACCTGTGCTTCGCGCACAACACAGCGGCCATGTGGAAGCTGCTGGATCAGGCCATGTTGTCCCGCCTGGTGGACCCTCTCCACACCCTCGCCCTCCTTACCCCGAG GGTGGTGCCGAACCGGCGGGAGCAGCCGGAGGCGTACAGGCTCTACCTCGAGCTTCTCGGCCGGTACGCTGTGGCCCCTGTTTACCCGGAGCGCATGGAGAAGAAGGATAT GTTAGCCAAATCTATTGACAGTGCTATGCAGCTTTCACATAGATTTGGTTTTCAACATTTGGATTTTGGACATACTGTTATTTTGTTTGTGTTGAGTCTTGTCAACATGCTGATTGATTGCATCTTAGATGATTGTGGATTGCCCATCACCTCCGCTGATGAACATGGCAACAGAAATGATATGAATTTTAATGGCAAGGGGAGATCACTTGACAGGGGAGATGAGCACCGTGAACATCTAAGAAGAAAGAATATACTTATGTCTATTGAAGTTGTTGAGAAGGTCACTGCAAACAAAATTGTCCAAGTCTTTCTGCGGCTTGTCAATCGTAACAT ACCTGAAAATTTCAGTTGTCTACTTCGGAAACTTCATCTTATTGGTGCTGTTAAAAAGAAGAACACTTTGTCTCCGTACAATCTGCTAGATAGCTTGATTATGAATATACAGAATGTCATAAGCACGGACTACCAATTAGACAGGAAAAGGCTTCTGGGAGTTCCTGTTAGCATACAGCCTTGCAGTTCAGCTGTTTACAGTATATTCAGAGCTGGAAAGGGATCTTGTTGGATTCCTTTTGACATGTTTATGGAGAATGCAATGGATGGGAGACATCTTCATGCTATATCATCAGTTGAATATCTGACAG AACTATCCAAAACACTTCAAGTGTTGAATCGGGCAACCTGGCAAGAGACCTTTCAAGCTTTATGGATTTCGGCTTTGCGGCTAGTACAGCGA GGCCCAGATGCTTCGGAAGGACCATTTCCTCATCTTGATTCACGGTTGTGCATGTTGTTGGCTATTATCCCCTTGTCCATTGCAACTATTGTGAAGGAAGAGGTGGGCAATCTGGAAGGGGACACAACCTTTGTTATAAGGGGACAATTAGTGTCTTCACTTCAGATTCTGAGGCAATTTTTTGGTCTTCTTTCACCACCTCCAGCAGCTGTACATTTGGCAAATACTGCAGCTAGAAAAGCAGCAGTTGTTCTGTCTAACCTGAAAAATGGGAGTGAGAACATGTACAGTTCTTTCAAAGACAGTCCCTCTACTAAAGCAG AGTTGGAGAAATTGTACTCTTTTGCAGTAAGTGGGTCACCGGAGGAAAAGTTGGCAGCTTCGAAGATTTTGTGTGGAGCATCACTTCTTCGTGGTTGGAACATTCAG GAACATGTTGTTCAAATGGTGCTTAAGTTGTTATCGACATTCCTCCCTCTGGATTCTGGACCAGAAGGGCGATATGTACAGGACATGCCTATGCTACATGCTCTTGTATCAGGAATTTCTTCTATCGACACTGTTCATATTCTCTCAATGTATGGCCTG GTGCCAGAAGTAGCATCTATCTTAATGCCTCTCTGTGAGTTTTTTGGATCTTTACCTCCATCTGATCATAGGAGTTGTAAATTTGAAGAGGCTTCTGTGTATTCAGTATTCTCATGTGCTTTCCTGTCCCTGCTTCGCTTTTGGAAATTTCATAGACCACCTATTGAGAATGCTTTATCAAGGCGTGGAGTCTCTGTTTGGTCAGAGCTCCATTTGGATTTTCTCTTGTTATTACGTAATAGTCATTCTTCTTTGAAAAATCTATCTAATGTTACTCAATCAAGCATATTTAAATTAGATATACCATTTCAAAAGCCAGTGTATATTGACTCATTTCCAAAGCTAAGGGCATGGTACTTCCAGAATCAAGCTTGCATAGCCTCTACACTTTCTAGTGCTTGCAGCAGGACAACTGTGCTCCATGTGGCAAACATGATACTGAAAATTATATGCCATAATAAAGTGCCAAAAGGTGGTGTCCTGTCTGTAAATCCTCAGTCAACAGAAAATTCCAGTACGAGTAGTTCACCTTCAGGTGTACAGGAAGATATGTGCCAGTGGCCAACACTTCCAGCATGGGAAATTCTTGAAGCTGTTCCTTTTGTGCTTGAGGCTGTGCTAACTTCATGCGCTCATGGCAGACTTTCATCCCGTGATTTGGTTACAG GTCTAAGAGATCTTGCAGATTTCTTGCCTGCTTCACTTCCTGCTATTGTCAGCTACTTTTCTGCAGAAGTCACTCGTGGCATATGGAAGCCAGTTATGTTGAATGGAGTGGACTGGCCAAGTCCAGCTGCAACTCTTCCAGTAGTTGAATCGGAGATAAAAGAAGTTCTTGCATTTGCTGGTGTTCATATCAATATCTGTCCACGACCAC GTTCTGTGATGCCAATGCTTCCGTTGCCAATAGCAGCGCTAATGAGTTTGTCAATAACAGTCAAGATGGAGGAATTCAGTCACCTACACGGCATCATTGGCCAAGGAATTGAAATTTGTACAACATCTAGTTCATGGCCTGCTGCACAAATTATAGGTGCATTGTGGTCCCAAAAAGTACGGCGGTGGCATGATTTCATCATCCTGACTTGTTCGCAGTCCCCCTTCACTCGAGATAACACCGCGGTGGCACAACTGATCAGGAGTTGCTTCTCTTCTTTCCTTGGGCCTTTGGTTGATGGGCGCTCCTGCTTCGTAGCAAACAGAGGAGTTGCTAATCTGCTGGGGCAGACTTTTGATGAAAAAGCCCACAGGCTTGCTGTAGCACCAGGATTTCTTTACATGAGATCTTGCTGGTTATTTCCAAACaacagctttgtttgtgaagagaTTTTGGAGGTGGTCATTGAGAGAGCCCATGCGATAGCAAATGCTTGTAGTTCTGATAGACCTGCTCGTTTGAGGTCAGACTCTTTGCCACTATCAGCTGCATCATCCTTGGTAGAGCAGATAGCATCACTTGCAGCAACGATGCTTTGTCATGCTGGTGGGGTGAATTTGATTCGTCTCCTCTACGAGCAGATTATCCCCACTCTGCTGCTTTCAGGTGGAGAAGCTAAGCTTGGTTCTGCTGGTCAGGTATGTAGCATAATCGAAGGATACACATTAGCCTATGTTCTCCTCTTTTCGGGTGCAAGAATCTGGGGAGTCGGAGAAACGTCGCCAGCTTACACTTCAATATACACATCCAAAAGGCAACGGGTTGTTGATAGACACTTGGAGTTCATGGCCAGGGTAATGGAGGGTAACATTGTGCTGGGCTGTGGCGATGCCACATGGAGGTCCTATGTTCTCTGTTTTGTCAACTTGCTGGTCAACTTCGTGCCCACATGGATTCCTGAAGTGAAGCTAAAGACGCTACAGAAATTGGCATCTGGGCTTCAGAGATGGCACGAGGGTGATCTTGCCCTCTCTTTGCTTGAGCGAGGGGGAACCAAAACCGTGACTTCAGTAGTTGAATCCCTTTTGCAATAA